The Mycolicibacterium flavescens genome has a segment encoding these proteins:
- the amiC gene encoding urea ABC transporter, urea binding protein produces MRLPRRSSVRRSALVAGGIVAATSLVLAGCGSKATESDSANAQSCVDTSGPTIKVGALNSLSGTMAISEVTVRNAIDLAVEQINASGGVMGKQIRLVGEDGASEPTVFAEKAEKLISSDCVAAVFGGWTSSSRKAMLPVFESANSLLYYPVQYEGLESSKNIFYTGATTNQQIVPALDYLKEKGVKSLYLVGSDYVFPQTANRIIKAYAGANGIEIKGEDYTPLGSTDFSTIVNKVRTAAADAVFNTLNGDSNVAFFREYRNVGLTPEAMPVVSVSIAEEEVGGIGIQNITGQLTAWNYYETVDNPANKAFVKAYKDKYGANKPTSDPMEAAYVSVYLWKNTVEKAKSFDVKAIQDNAGGVTFDAPEGLVTIDGENHHITKTARIGEIRPDGLIYTIWESPGPIEPDPYLKSYPWAAGLSS; encoded by the coding sequence ATGCGACTACCACGACGGTCCTCCGTGAGACGTTCAGCCCTTGTTGCCGGCGGAATCGTCGCTGCGACCAGCCTGGTGCTGGCCGGCTGCGGAAGCAAGGCGACCGAGTCGGATTCGGCGAACGCCCAATCGTGCGTCGACACCTCGGGCCCGACGATCAAAGTGGGTGCGCTGAACTCGTTGTCGGGCACCATGGCCATCTCGGAAGTGACCGTCCGCAACGCCATCGACCTCGCGGTCGAGCAGATCAACGCCTCCGGCGGTGTGATGGGCAAGCAGATCCGGCTCGTCGGCGAGGACGGCGCGTCCGAGCCGACGGTGTTCGCGGAGAAGGCCGAGAAGCTGATCAGCAGCGACTGCGTGGCAGCGGTGTTCGGCGGGTGGACCTCCTCGTCGCGCAAGGCGATGCTGCCGGTCTTCGAGAGCGCGAACTCGCTGCTGTATTACCCCGTGCAGTACGAGGGCCTGGAGTCGTCGAAGAACATCTTCTACACCGGCGCTACCACCAATCAACAGATCGTGCCCGCGCTGGACTACCTCAAAGAGAAGGGCGTCAAGTCGCTTTATCTGGTCGGCAGCGACTACGTATTCCCGCAGACCGCCAACCGGATCATCAAGGCATACGCGGGCGCCAACGGCATCGAGATCAAGGGCGAGGACTACACGCCGCTGGGCTCGACGGACTTCTCGACCATCGTCAACAAGGTCCGCACCGCCGCCGCCGACGCCGTGTTCAACACGCTCAACGGCGATTCGAACGTCGCCTTCTTCCGGGAGTACCGCAACGTCGGCCTGACCCCGGAGGCGATGCCCGTGGTGTCGGTGTCGATCGCCGAGGAGGAGGTCGGCGGAATCGGAATCCAGAACATCACCGGTCAACTCACCGCCTGGAACTATTACGAAACCGTCGACAACCCGGCCAACAAGGCGTTCGTCAAGGCCTACAAGGACAAGTACGGCGCCAACAAGCCGACGTCGGACCCGATGGAGGCCGCCTACGTCTCGGTGTACCTGTGGAAGAACACCGTGGAGAAGGCGAAGTCGTTCGACGTCAAGGCGATTCAGGACAATGCGGGTGGCGTGACGTTCGACGCGCCGGAGGGTCTGGTCACCATCGACGGCGAAAACCACCACATCACCAAGACCGCGCGCATCGGCGAGATCCGGCCCGACGGGCTGATCTACACGATCTGGGAGTCGCCGGGGCCGATCGAACCCGATCCTTATCTCAAGTCGTATCCGTGGGCGGCCGGCCTGTCCAGCTGA
- a CDS encoding Zn-dependent hydrolase produces the protein MFITGFAAGMLACNCYVLAPRAGGDAIVVDPGQRAMGPLRRILDENRLTPAAVLLTHGHIDHIWSAQKVADMYGCPAYIHPEDRFMLTDPIKDFGRGFLGGLASSAFGALFREPKQVVELDKDGDKVELGGVTVTVDHTPGHTRGSVVFRVDEAIGSGPGAVAFTGDTLFRQSVGRTDLPGGSGRDLLGSIVNKLLVLDDDTVVLPGHGPKSTIGLERRTNPFLEGLI, from the coding sequence GTGTTCATCACCGGGTTTGCCGCCGGCATGCTGGCGTGCAACTGCTACGTGCTGGCCCCACGGGCCGGGGGCGACGCCATCGTCGTCGACCCCGGCCAGCGGGCGATGGGGCCGTTGCGCCGGATCCTGGACGAGAACCGGCTGACACCTGCGGCGGTGCTGCTCACCCACGGCCACATCGACCACATCTGGTCGGCCCAGAAGGTGGCCGACATGTACGGCTGCCCGGCCTACATCCATCCCGAGGACCGCTTCATGCTGACCGACCCGATCAAGGACTTTGGGCGGGGGTTCCTCGGGGGGCTGGCCAGCTCGGCGTTCGGCGCGTTGTTCCGCGAGCCCAAGCAGGTCGTCGAACTGGACAAGGACGGCGACAAGGTGGAGTTGGGCGGTGTGACGGTCACCGTCGACCACACGCCCGGACACACCCGCGGGTCGGTGGTGTTCCGCGTCGACGAGGCCATCGGGTCGGGGCCGGGTGCGGTCGCGTTCACGGGCGATACCCTGTTCCGGCAGTCGGTGGGCCGGACGGACCTGCCGGGCGGCAGTGGTCGGGACCTGCTCGGCTCGATCGTCAACAAACTGTTGGTGCTCGACGACGACACCGTGGTACTACCGGGGCACGGCCCGAAGTCCACGATCGGTCTCGAACGCCGCACCAACCCGTTTCTCGAAGGCTTGATCTAG
- the livH_2 gene encoding urea ABC transporter membrane protein, which yields MDVLIGQLATGLSLGSILLLAALGLSLTFGQMGVINMAHGEFIMAGCYTAYVVQQIVSSAGASLLISLAVGFVIGGAMGALLETTLIRRMYHRPLDTLLVTFGVGLILQQVTRDVFGAPAVNVVAPAWLSGGVEMFGAVVPKTRIFILVLAVVCVAALATALKVSPMGRRIRAVVQNRDLAETSGISSRKTDITTFFIGSGLAAVAGVALTLIGSTSPTIGQSYLIDAFLVVVVGGLGQIKGTVIAAFALGFLNSFIEYNTTASLAKVVVFVIIVIFLQARPQGLFTVRTRSLA from the coding sequence GTGGATGTCCTGATCGGGCAGCTGGCAACGGGATTGAGCCTCGGCTCGATCCTGTTGCTGGCGGCGCTGGGGTTGTCGCTGACGTTCGGCCAGATGGGCGTCATCAACATGGCGCACGGCGAGTTCATCATGGCCGGTTGCTACACCGCCTACGTGGTGCAGCAGATCGTGTCGAGCGCCGGTGCGTCGCTGTTGATCTCGCTGGCCGTCGGATTTGTGATCGGTGGCGCGATGGGTGCGCTTCTAGAGACCACGCTGATCCGCCGGATGTATCACCGGCCGCTGGACACACTGCTGGTCACCTTCGGTGTCGGGTTGATTCTTCAGCAGGTCACTCGCGACGTCTTCGGAGCTCCCGCGGTCAACGTGGTGGCGCCGGCGTGGTTGTCGGGCGGGGTGGAGATGTTCGGTGCGGTGGTGCCCAAGACGCGGATCTTCATCCTGGTGCTGGCCGTCGTCTGTGTCGCGGCGCTGGCCACCGCGCTCAAGGTCAGCCCGATGGGACGGCGGATCCGGGCCGTCGTCCAGAACCGCGACCTCGCCGAGACCAGCGGAATCTCGTCCCGGAAGACCGACATCACAACGTTTTTCATCGGTTCGGGGCTGGCCGCGGTGGCCGGTGTCGCGTTGACGCTGATCGGGTCGACCAGCCCGACCATCGGGCAGAGCTATCTGATTGACGCATTCCTGGTGGTCGTGGTCGGTGGACTCGGCCAGATCAAGGGCACGGTGATCGCGGCGTTCGCGTTGGGCTTTTTGAACTCGTTCATCGAATACAACACCACCGCGTCACTGGCGAAGGTGGTCGTGTTCGTGATCATCGTGATCTTCCTGCAGGCTCGGCCGCAGGGCCTGTTCACCGTCCGGACAAGGAGTCTCGCGTGA
- the livF_2 gene encoding ABC transporter-like protein produces the protein MLSLVDVRCGYGRSEVIHSASVEVPSDGVAAVMGHNGAGKTTLLRAAVGLVRCSAGKVLFDGDDISRLRPSARVARGLAYVPQGQQAFGQLTTMENLQVVADGRKNGKRLIDEQLDLFPALKELLARRAGLLSGGQRQQLAIARALITTPKCLILDEPTEGIQPSVVGEIEAAITSLTQRGDMGVLLVEQHIGFALESSQHYYVLESGRVTSSGAGGSSSEADVRAAMAI, from the coding sequence ATGCTGTCACTGGTCGACGTGCGTTGCGGGTACGGCCGTTCCGAGGTCATCCACAGTGCCAGCGTCGAGGTGCCCTCCGACGGGGTGGCCGCGGTGATGGGCCACAACGGAGCGGGTAAGACCACGCTGCTGCGTGCCGCGGTCGGACTGGTGCGATGCAGTGCGGGCAAGGTGCTCTTCGACGGCGACGACATCAGCAGGCTGCGCCCGAGCGCGCGCGTCGCGCGTGGACTGGCCTACGTGCCGCAGGGCCAGCAGGCGTTCGGCCAGCTCACCACAATGGAGAATTTGCAGGTCGTCGCGGACGGACGCAAGAACGGCAAGCGGCTCATCGACGAACAACTCGACCTGTTCCCCGCTCTGAAGGAGCTGTTGGCTCGCCGCGCCGGTCTGCTGTCGGGGGGTCAGCGCCAGCAGTTGGCGATCGCCCGTGCGCTGATCACCACGCCGAAATGCCTGATCCTCGACGAGCCGACCGAGGGCATCCAGCCGTCGGTGGTCGGCGAGATCGAAGCGGCGATCACGTCGCTGACCCAGCGGGGTGACATGGGCGTGCTGCTGGTCGAACAGCACATCGGTTTCGCGCTGGAGTCCTCACAGCACTACTACGTTCTCGAGTCCGGTCGCGTCACCTCCAGCGGCGCAGGCGGCTCGTCCTCTGAAGCCGACGTCCGCGCCGCCATGGCCATCTAG
- a CDS encoding branched-chain amino acid ABC transporter permease protein, whose amino-acid sequence MRTFVGRWQTWAGFAVAAVLLFAVAPAVLSDFRLSLLGKFLCFAIVAVGIGLAWGRGGMLVLGQGVFFGLGGYMMGMHLKISDAQLRGDDVPDFMQIAGVRELPGYWQPFASPVFTLAAIVIVPTVIAAALGLGVFKRRVKGAYFAILSQALAAALAILLVGQTSLGGSNGLNRFRTFFGFTLNDPANRRMLYFIAAGVLLAVVAVVRQLMQSRYGELLVAVRDGEERVRFLGYDPANIKVVAYTVAALFASIAGALFAPIVGFIAPSQVGILPSIAFLIGVAIGGRTTLLGPVLGAIGVAWAQTLFSERFPSEWTYAQGLLFIVVVGFFPAGLAGLGVLFKRRRIRRRTKPVAVEPQPQADPDTEKVGAAT is encoded by the coding sequence GTGAGGACCTTCGTTGGCCGCTGGCAGACCTGGGCCGGTTTCGCGGTGGCCGCGGTGCTGCTGTTCGCCGTGGCGCCCGCGGTGCTGTCCGATTTCCGGCTCAGCCTGCTGGGCAAGTTTCTGTGCTTCGCGATCGTCGCGGTCGGGATCGGACTGGCCTGGGGCCGCGGCGGAATGCTCGTGTTGGGTCAGGGCGTGTTCTTCGGTCTCGGCGGCTACATGATGGGCATGCATCTGAAGATCTCCGACGCACAGCTGCGGGGTGACGATGTGCCGGACTTCATGCAGATCGCCGGTGTGCGCGAATTACCCGGCTATTGGCAGCCGTTCGCCTCCCCCGTCTTCACCCTGGCGGCGATCGTAATTGTGCCGACGGTGATCGCGGCCGCGCTGGGGCTCGGCGTATTCAAGCGCCGCGTCAAGGGTGCCTATTTCGCCATCCTGTCGCAGGCGCTGGCCGCCGCGCTGGCGATTCTGCTCGTCGGGCAGACCAGCCTGGGTGGCAGCAACGGACTCAACAGGTTTCGCACGTTCTTCGGGTTCACGCTCAACGACCCGGCCAACCGGCGCATGCTGTACTTCATCGCCGCCGGCGTGTTGCTCGCCGTCGTCGCGGTGGTCCGCCAACTGATGCAGAGCCGGTACGGCGAACTGCTGGTCGCGGTTCGCGACGGTGAGGAGCGGGTCCGCTTCCTGGGCTACGACCCGGCGAACATCAAGGTGGTCGCCTACACCGTGGCGGCACTGTTCGCCAGCATCGCGGGCGCGTTGTTCGCCCCGATCGTCGGGTTCATCGCACCCTCGCAGGTGGGCATCCTGCCCTCGATCGCGTTTCTGATCGGCGTGGCGATCGGTGGGCGCACCACGCTGCTTGGGCCGGTGCTCGGCGCGATCGGGGTCGCGTGGGCGCAGACGCTGTTCTCCGAACGCTTCCCCTCGGAATGGACCTACGCACAGGGTCTGCTGTTCATCGTCGTGGTCGGCTTCTTCCCGGCTGGGCTGGCCGGTCTGGGTGTGCTGTTCAAACGGCGCCGGATCCGCAGGCGCACGAAACCCGTCGCCGTCGAGCCCCAACCGCAGGCCGATCCCGACACCGAGAAGGTGGGTGCAGCCACATGA
- the helD gene encoding putative helicase — translation MASESHEDELRSEQRYIDGLYARLDAERARVRAHYDAALRGDGGSLVDRDAEVRAVAKRVNRLNVADHGLCFGRLDSVTGDRLYIGRIGLLDEANEYEPLLLDWRAPAARPFYVATAAHPEGMRRRRQFHSIGRRITDFTDETLGRPTEGAQGDAALLAAVNAPRGEGMRDIVATIQSEQDEIIRLEHPGVLVIEGGPGTGKTVVALHRVAYLLYTQRERMERHGVLVIGPNTAFLRHIDRVLPSLGETNVVFMTTGDLVPGLRVTAEDSPDAARAKGSLTMLDVLAAAIADRQRAPAEPVPIKLADVTVRIDAETAEWAIQEARDSGLPHNDARAVFVDVITWVLTERAIARIGKGWLSRDDKAAWEHLRAELLDELGDHEAFNTALDDLWPQLTPEALLAGLYESVERLSAAGADECLLRAQGDAWTVPDVPLLDELVDMLGGSKPDAAAETQRQEEAAYAAGVLDLMVAREDLMADEDHLLATDLIGAEDLAERFIERDTRDLAERAAAERDWTYGHVVVDEAQELSEMDWRVLMRRCPSKSFTVVGDLAQRRSAAGTTSWGSMLDPYVPGRWIYRPLSVNYRTPAEIMDVAAGLLAEFAPEVRPPESVRACGVRPWARFIDTDELPGAIEEFRRDEDGRDGTSVVIGPSGMDGAVSPSEIKGLEFDAVLVVEPGRILADGPRGAADLYVALTRATQRLGVLHTEPLPPTLKLSELQNVAD, via the coding sequence GTGGCGAGCGAGAGCCACGAGGACGAACTGCGCTCTGAGCAGCGCTACATCGACGGGTTGTATGCGCGACTCGACGCCGAACGAGCACGCGTGCGGGCGCACTACGACGCGGCGCTGCGCGGTGACGGCGGCTCACTGGTCGACCGTGACGCCGAGGTGCGCGCGGTGGCCAAGCGGGTGAACCGGCTCAACGTGGCCGACCACGGGCTGTGCTTCGGTCGGCTGGACAGCGTCACGGGTGACCGTCTCTACATCGGTCGTATCGGGTTGCTGGACGAGGCCAACGAGTACGAGCCGCTGCTTCTGGACTGGCGGGCTCCCGCGGCGCGCCCGTTCTACGTCGCCACCGCGGCCCACCCCGAGGGCATGCGCCGCCGGCGCCAGTTCCATTCCATCGGGCGTCGCATCACCGATTTCACCGACGAGACTCTGGGCAGGCCCACTGAAGGCGCCCAGGGTGACGCCGCGCTGCTCGCGGCGGTCAACGCGCCCCGCGGCGAGGGCATGCGCGACATCGTGGCGACCATCCAGTCCGAACAGGACGAGATCATTCGGCTCGAGCACCCGGGCGTGTTGGTGATCGAGGGCGGCCCGGGCACGGGCAAGACCGTGGTCGCACTGCACCGGGTGGCCTACCTGCTCTACACGCAGCGGGAGCGGATGGAACGCCACGGCGTGCTGGTGATCGGCCCGAACACCGCGTTCCTACGACACATCGACCGGGTGCTGCCCTCGCTCGGCGAAACAAACGTCGTGTTCATGACGACCGGTGACCTCGTTCCCGGCCTGCGGGTCACCGCCGAGGACTCTCCCGACGCGGCGCGCGCGAAGGGTTCGCTGACGATGCTGGACGTGCTGGCCGCGGCGATCGCCGACCGGCAACGGGCTCCCGCAGAACCGGTGCCGATCAAGCTGGCCGACGTCACCGTGCGGATCGACGCCGAGACGGCCGAGTGGGCGATCCAGGAAGCCCGCGACAGCGGCTTGCCACACAACGACGCGCGCGCGGTGTTCGTCGACGTCATCACCTGGGTCCTCACCGAGCGGGCGATCGCCCGCATCGGCAAGGGCTGGCTGAGCCGCGACGACAAGGCGGCGTGGGAACACCTGCGTGCCGAGCTTCTCGACGAACTCGGTGATCACGAAGCGTTCAACACCGCCTTGGACGATCTGTGGCCGCAGCTGACGCCGGAGGCTCTGCTGGCCGGACTCTACGAGTCTGTCGAACGGCTCAGTGCCGCAGGCGCCGACGAGTGCCTGCTGCGCGCCCAAGGCGATGCCTGGACGGTGCCGGACGTGCCGCTGCTCGACGAGCTGGTCGACATGTTGGGCGGGAGCAAACCGGACGCCGCGGCCGAGACTCAGCGGCAGGAGGAGGCCGCGTACGCCGCCGGTGTGCTGGACCTGATGGTGGCCCGTGAGGACCTGATGGCCGACGAGGATCATCTGCTCGCCACCGACCTCATCGGCGCCGAAGACCTCGCCGAGCGATTCATCGAACGCGACACCCGCGATCTCGCTGAACGTGCTGCCGCAGAACGTGATTGGACGTACGGCCACGTCGTCGTCGACGAGGCGCAGGAGCTCTCGGAGATGGACTGGCGGGTGCTGATGCGTCGGTGTCCCAGCAAGTCTTTCACCGTTGTCGGAGATCTCGCGCAGCGCCGATCGGCCGCGGGCACCACGTCGTGGGGCTCGATGCTCGATCCCTATGTGCCCGGTCGCTGGATCTACCGGCCGCTGTCGGTGAACTACCGCACGCCAGCCGAGATCATGGACGTCGCCGCGGGCCTGCTCGCCGAGTTCGCCCCCGAGGTGCGGCCACCCGAATCCGTTCGCGCATGCGGTGTTCGGCCATGGGCGCGCTTCATCGATACCGACGAACTACCCGGCGCGATCGAGGAGTTCCGTCGCGACGAAGACGGCCGCGATGGGACCAGCGTCGTGATCGGGCCTTCGGGAATGGACGGGGCGGTGTCACCGTCGGAGATCAAGGGTTTGGAGTTCGACGCGGTTCTGGTCGTCGAGCCGGGCCGCATCCTCGCCGACGGTCCGCGCGGGGCGGCCGACCTCTACGTCGCGCTCACCCGCGCGACACAACGGCTCGGTGTGCTGCACACCGAGCCGCTGCCACCCACGCTGAAATTGTCCGAGCTCCAGAACGTGGCCGACTGA
- a CDS encoding Conserved membrane protein of uncharacterised function, which translates to MVAAASVAVSHATANAQSEGHVVRYTLTSTAPADFQLNYLTAQPPSKEAYNADAYAYLKKEEVVLQPGVPWVFETTMADPQWAILTASTGVHAMQASPNPHCEIAIDGEVAVQQDGTYTVQCQLSQW; encoded by the coding sequence ATGGTGGCTGCGGCGTCAGTCGCGGTCAGCCATGCGACGGCGAATGCCCAGTCGGAAGGCCACGTGGTCCGGTACACGCTGACGTCAACGGCTCCTGCCGACTTCCAACTCAACTATCTGACGGCTCAGCCTCCGAGCAAGGAGGCGTACAACGCCGACGCGTATGCGTACCTGAAGAAGGAAGAAGTGGTTCTGCAGCCGGGCGTGCCGTGGGTCTTCGAGACGACAATGGCCGACCCGCAATGGGCGATCCTCACCGCGAGCACGGGCGTCCACGCCATGCAAGCCTCCCCGAATCCGCACTGCGAGATCGCGATCGACGGTGAGGTGGCGGTGCAGCAGGACGGTACCTACACGGTGCAGTGCCAGCTGAGCCAGTGGTGA
- a CDS encoding peptidyl-prolyl cis-trans isomerase, with protein sequence MPTNEQRRATAKRKLERQLERRAEKARRRRQYTIIGSVAGAIVVVAAVVALVVTNRDSDSQTAAATETSPTSAAPSAAGSLPAFVAPAGLGENCQYPVSAEQASKPVDPPRAGKVPTEPAEISASMSTDQGNLGLLLDNGKAPCTVNSFASLAQQGYFDNTPCHRLTTAEQLKVLQCGDPTGKGSGGPGYSFANEYPTNQFQPDDPKLQEPVTYPRGTLAMANAGPNTNGSQFFLVYQDSKLPPNYTVFGRVDDTGLATLDKIAQGGVAGGGQDGAPATPVTVKSILLD encoded by the coding sequence GTGCCGACCAACGAACAGCGGCGGGCGACGGCCAAGCGCAAGCTCGAGCGGCAATTGGAGCGTCGCGCGGAGAAGGCACGCAGGCGGCGCCAGTACACGATCATCGGCTCGGTCGCAGGCGCGATCGTCGTAGTCGCCGCGGTGGTCGCGCTCGTCGTCACCAACCGCGACTCCGACAGCCAGACCGCGGCCGCCACCGAGACCTCCCCCACGTCGGCGGCCCCGTCGGCGGCAGGATCGCTTCCGGCGTTCGTAGCACCGGCCGGACTCGGCGAGAACTGCCAGTACCCGGTGTCCGCCGAGCAGGCCAGCAAGCCCGTTGATCCGCCCCGCGCAGGCAAGGTGCCCACCGAACCCGCCGAGATCAGCGCCAGCATGTCCACCGACCAGGGCAACCTCGGCCTGCTGCTCGACAACGGCAAGGCGCCGTGCACGGTGAACAGCTTCGCGAGCCTCGCCCAGCAGGGCTACTTCGACAACACCCCGTGCCACCGGTTGACCACCGCCGAACAGCTCAAGGTGCTGCAGTGCGGCGACCCGACCGGCAAGGGCTCCGGCGGGCCGGGTTACTCGTTCGCCAACGAGTACCCGACCAATCAGTTCCAGCCCGACGACCCCAAGCTGCAAGAGCCCGTCACCTATCCCCGCGGCACCCTGGCCATGGCCAACGCCGGCCCGAACACCAACGGCAGCCAGTTCTTCCTCGTCTACCAGGACTCCAAGCTCCCGCCGAACTACACGGTGTTCGGCAGGGTCGACGACACCGGCCTGGCCACGTTGGACAAGATCGCGCAGGGAGGCGTTGCCGGCGGTGGCCAGGACGGTGCGCCGGCCACCCCGGTCACCGTGAAGTCGATCCTGTTGGACTAA
- the hisS gene encoding histidyl-tRNA synthetase, with protein sequence MSEFQAPKGVPDYLPPDSAQFVGVRDGLLDTARRAGYGDVELPIFEDTALFARGVGESTDVVSKEMYTFSDRGDRSVTLRPEGTAGVMRAVIEHGLDRGPLPVKLCYSGPFFRYERPQAGRYRQLQQVGVEAIGVDDPALDAEVIAVADAGFRSLGLDGFRLEITSLGDETCRPQYRELLQDFLFKLDLDDETRRRAEINPLRVLDDKRPKIREMTADAPVMLDHLSDVAKQHFDTVLAHLDALGVPYVINPRMVRGLDYYTKTTFEFIHDGLGAQSGIGGGGRYDGLMAQLGGKDLSGIGFGLGVDRTLLALKAEGKTVGGTARVDVFGVPLGEQAKVTLSVLGARLRAAGVRVDLAYGDRGIKGAMRAADRSGAALALVAGDRDIEAGTIGVKILATGQQTDVAVDDVLAEVLARLNRA encoded by the coding sequence GTGAGTGAATTTCAGGCGCCCAAGGGCGTCCCGGACTACCTGCCGCCCGACTCGGCGCAGTTCGTCGGTGTGCGCGACGGTCTGCTCGACACCGCCCGGCGGGCGGGCTACGGCGATGTCGAACTGCCCATCTTCGAGGACACCGCGTTGTTCGCGCGGGGGGTCGGGGAGTCGACCGATGTGGTGTCGAAGGAGATGTACACGTTCTCCGACCGCGGTGACCGCTCGGTCACGTTGCGGCCGGAGGGCACGGCGGGGGTGATGCGCGCAGTCATCGAGCACGGCCTGGACCGTGGGCCGCTTCCGGTGAAGCTGTGCTACTCGGGGCCCTTCTTCCGGTACGAGCGACCGCAGGCCGGCCGCTACCGTCAGCTGCAGCAGGTCGGGGTGGAGGCCATCGGCGTCGACGACCCGGCCCTGGACGCCGAGGTGATCGCGGTCGCCGATGCGGGTTTTCGATCGTTGGGGCTCGACGGTTTCCGGCTGGAGATCACCTCGCTGGGTGACGAGACCTGCCGCCCGCAGTACCGGGAACTGTTGCAGGACTTCCTGTTCAAGCTGGACCTCGACGACGAGACTCGGCGGCGCGCGGAGATCAACCCGCTGCGGGTGCTCGACGACAAGCGCCCGAAGATCCGCGAGATGACCGCCGATGCGCCGGTGATGCTCGACCACCTCTCCGACGTCGCCAAACAGCACTTCGACACCGTGCTGGCACATCTGGACGCCTTGGGGGTGCCGTACGTCATCAACCCGCGCATGGTGCGCGGGCTGGATTACTACACCAAGACCACCTTCGAGTTCATCCACGACGGGCTCGGCGCCCAGTCGGGTATCGGCGGGGGCGGACGCTACGACGGCCTGATGGCACAGCTCGGCGGAAAAGACTTGTCGGGCATCGGATTCGGCCTGGGTGTCGACCGCACGTTGCTGGCGTTGAAAGCCGAGGGCAAGACCGTCGGCGGGACGGCGCGGGTCGATGTCTTCGGCGTGCCGCTGGGCGAACAGGCCAAGGTGACGCTGTCGGTGCTGGGCGCGCGACTGCGCGCCGCGGGTGTGCGCGTCGACCTTGCCTACGGCGACCGCGGGATCAAGGGGGCGATGCGCGCGGCGGACCGCTCGGGTGCGGCGCTTGCGCTGGTGGCCGGTGACCGCGACATCGAGGCGGGCACGATCGGTGTGAAGATTTTGGCGACCGGGCAGCAGACGGACGTAGCGGTGGACGACGTGCTGGCCGAAGTGCTGGCCCGCCTCAACCGCGCCTGA
- the lptB_2 gene encoding ABC transporter ATP-binding protein, translating into MTLEAEPIAGGNVGMGTEYLEVRGLTVDFDGFKAVSDVDLTLFQGDLRFLIGPNGAGKTTVIDAITGLVSATGSVNKSGVELLGKKVHQIARLGVGRTFQTATVFEQLTVLQNLDIAAGAGRSAWTLLRRRKGVLPAIEEALDTIGLSDLADKPAGVLAHGQKQWLEIGMLLVQNADVLLLDEPVAGMSHEEREETGKLLRRIGAQRTVVVVEHDMDFMRAFATSVSVLARGQVIAEGSVAEVQANPKVQEVYLGTAAAGTADVPAELIEES; encoded by the coding sequence ATGACGCTGGAAGCGGAGCCGATCGCGGGCGGCAACGTCGGCATGGGCACCGAGTACCTCGAAGTACGCGGACTCACAGTCGATTTCGATGGCTTCAAAGCGGTCAGCGATGTCGACTTGACGCTGTTTCAGGGCGACCTGCGGTTCCTGATCGGCCCGAACGGTGCGGGCAAGACGACGGTCATCGACGCGATCACCGGCCTGGTCAGCGCCACCGGGTCGGTCAACAAATCCGGCGTCGAACTGCTCGGCAAGAAGGTGCATCAGATCGCCCGGCTCGGCGTGGGTCGCACGTTCCAGACGGCCACCGTCTTCGAGCAGTTGACCGTGCTGCAGAACCTCGACATCGCCGCGGGTGCCGGACGGTCGGCGTGGACGTTGTTGCGCCGCCGCAAGGGTGTGCTTCCCGCGATCGAAGAGGCGCTCGACACCATCGGGCTGAGCGACCTGGCCGACAAGCCGGCCGGTGTGCTGGCCCACGGGCAGAAGCAGTGGCTGGAGATCGGCATGCTGCTCGTGCAGAACGCCGACGTGCTGCTGCTCGACGAACCCGTTGCGGGCATGAGCCACGAGGAACGAGAAGAGACCGGAAAGCTGTTGCGCCGCATCGGCGCCCAGCGCACGGTCGTCGTCGTCGAACACGACATGGACTTCATGCGCGCGTTCGCCACGTCGGTGAGCGTGCTCGCACGCGGACAGGTGATCGCCGAGGGCTCTGTCGCCGAGGTGCAGGCCAACCCCAAGGTGCAAGAGGTCTACCTCGGCACCGCCGCGGCGGGCACCGCCGATGTCCCCGCCGAACTCATCGAGGAGTCCTGA